Proteins from a single region of Bombus vancouverensis nearcticus chromosome 5, iyBomVanc1_principal, whole genome shotgun sequence:
- the LOC117156455 gene encoding small ribosomal subunit protein uS3m codes for MSLIPYLRPILINQNNVAKRYLHVSRVLHKIQAGRYRPKPKVVQPLTYEMAYPPHEIASKKSWNSWNTSNVKDGNRPSETTIEDLFIRNFVQGTWHGLFASEIIIKRQHNIIRIAGIVVRKVTPIKMHFLLGYTEELLSYWLHCPVKMEISTVNDKDDVIYKII; via the exons atgagtttaataccATATCTACGACCT aTATTAATTAATCAAAATAATGTTGCGAAAAGATATTTACATGTCAGCAGAGTACTTCATAAAATACAAGCTGGACGTTATAGACCAAAACCAAAGGTAGTGCAACCACTTACATATGAAATGGCATATCCACCACATGAAATTGCTTCTAAAAAGTCATGGAACTCATGGAATACAT caaatGTAAAGGATGGTAATAGGCCATCAGAAACTACCATAGAAGATTTGTTTATTCGAAATTTTGTACAAGGAACTTGGCATGGATTGTTTGCAAGCGAGATAATTATTAAGCGTCAACACAATATCATAAGGATCGCTGGCATTGTTGTGCGCAAAGTAACACCCATTAAAATGCACTTTTTACTTGGTTATACTGAAGAACTTTTGAGCTATTGGTTACATTGTCCAGTAAAGATGGAAATATCAACAGTAAATGACAAAGATGacgttatatataaaattatttaa